In a single window of the Massilia oculi genome:
- a CDS encoding transferase spermidine synthase, with protein MPARLDHPATDDTRPPLVRTEGDRRTLEFTPGEVQSEMLVSRPNALVLEYTRAMMCFALFAPDPRHIVMVGLGGGSLAKFCHRHFPRARITVLEIRDDVIALRDQFCLPPDDARLRILHCDAADYLARMPGCCDVLMVDGFDSQGLPSTLTDGAFYAACRRALHPGGVLVANIFTYDPQYAGALQRLRAAFDGRLGWFARIAGNNRILFAVRPSQPGAAPGRAERLLVRMASREGRGFGWSNRLLARLLVIWLAWRRA; from the coding sequence ATGCCGGCTCGCCTCGACCACCCCGCCACCGACGACACCCGCCCGCCCCTGGTCCGCACCGAGGGCGACCGCCGCACCCTCGAATTCACGCCCGGCGAGGTCCAGAGCGAGATGCTGGTCTCGCGGCCCAACGCGCTGGTGCTGGAATACACGCGCGCCATGATGTGCTTCGCGCTGTTCGCGCCCGATCCGCGCCACATCGTGATGGTCGGCCTGGGCGGCGGCTCGCTGGCCAAATTCTGCCACCGCCACTTCCCGCGCGCCCGCATCACCGTGCTCGAAATCCGGGATGACGTGATCGCCCTGCGCGACCAGTTCTGCCTGCCGCCCGACGACGCCCGCCTGCGCATCCTGCACTGCGACGCGGCCGACTACCTGGCGCGCATGCCGGGCTGCTGCGACGTGCTCATGGTCGACGGCTTCGACAGCCAGGGCCTGCCTTCCACCCTGACGGACGGCGCCTTCTACGCCGCCTGCCGGCGCGCACTGCACCCGGGCGGCGTGCTGGTGGCCAACATATTTACTTACGATCCCCAGTATGCGGGCGCGCTGCAGCGCCTGCGCGCCGCCTTCGACGGCCGCCTTGGCTGGTTCGCGCGCATCGCCGGCAATAACCGGATCCTGTTCGCGGTCCGCCCCAGCCAACCGGGCGCGGCGCCTGGCCGCGCCGAACGGCTGCTTGTCCGCATGGCGTCCAGGGAGGGCCGCGGCTTCGGCTGGAGCAATCGCCTGCTGGCGCGCCTGCTGGTGATCTGGCTGGCATGGCGCCGGGCCTGA
- a CDS encoding bifunctional diguanylate cyclase/phosphodiesterase has protein sequence MPRRPIRSLTLAAALTLGGGLAASLGLFMGVSHLEYDNMALAFAQRADERVAAVRQGMDGAIEVLAVTNQLFSNGEPVSRERFADFTSRLLERHRFIQAFHYHRVVPAHERAAVEAELQRVRPGAVVTEKTPNGLAPAPARARYHVIEYVEPMLGNEGAFGLDLGRDASLMSALDEAKNSGQPTATSLFTLVRTGATAFDLVMPVLGKRGELLGNTAAVVRGKELVHQSLLEAGLLDRADIFVSVYAGERADPAALLMSTGPTAPRARPALIGWLRPDHGARATVLQAGGRPWRVEVAAAPRPFLPDHMASVALLVGGILVTLLGTAFVQSAGMRARKVQQLVRQRTSDLRRSNRRLIEDMAARERAEKALLQSEQRFRHLVAMSSDWYWEQDQDFRFTMITGGFTEKSGVAVQGLLGKTRWEYVPGLLDNESGREHLAKMQAHEAFANLEYQVVDDHGDTRWFCVNGQPVFDDEGVLQGYRGTGSDITERKLTEQRVHHVAQHDVLTGLPNRSLLQDRLGQAIAYANRSGRPVWVMLIDLDRFKFVNDSMGHKAGDVLLVTVAARLRSSLRDADTVARLSGDEFVAILNEHADELLDPAIVQRVMDAVAQPVMLGNKEFFVTCSIGVAVYPSAGTSSDNLIEHADIAMYRAKKLGRNNFQFYTPAMNEESQERVRIESALRNALERNEFVLHYQPQVDLKSGQIVGMEALIRWNHPELGMVPPSRFVGVAEETGLIVQIGAWVMRTACAQNKSWQDAGLPRLRVAVNLSARQFGAPDLLESLESTLNDTGLDPACLEIELTESLFMSDVTPAVELLHRMKALGVNLSIDDFGTGYSSFSYLSRFPIDVLKIDRSFVADITHDANDAAIVTSIIALAHNLKLAVIAEGVETPEQLDYLRSHGCDEMQGYYFSKPLAAPEFEQLLRQRRALPAPALEQEAPLPA, from the coding sequence ATGCCGCGCCGACCGATCCGTTCACTAACACTCGCGGCGGCCCTCACCCTGGGGGGCGGCCTGGCCGCTTCCCTCGGCCTGTTCATGGGCGTCAGCCACCTCGAGTACGACAATATGGCGCTCGCATTCGCCCAGCGCGCCGACGAGCGGGTGGCGGCGGTGCGCCAGGGGATGGACGGGGCGATCGAGGTGCTGGCGGTGACCAACCAGCTGTTCTCGAACGGCGAGCCGGTCAGCCGCGAACGCTTCGCCGACTTCACCTCGCGCCTGCTGGAACGGCACCGCTTCATCCAGGCCTTCCATTACCACCGGGTGGTGCCGGCCCATGAACGCGCGGCGGTCGAGGCCGAACTGCAGCGCGTGCGGCCGGGCGCCGTCGTGACCGAGAAGACACCGAACGGTCTGGCGCCGGCGCCGGCGCGCGCCCGCTATCACGTGATCGAGTACGTCGAACCGATGCTTGGCAACGAAGGCGCGTTCGGCCTGGACCTGGGCCGCGATGCATCGCTCATGAGCGCGCTCGACGAAGCGAAGAACAGCGGCCAGCCCACCGCGACCAGCCTGTTCACGCTGGTGCGGACCGGCGCCACCGCCTTCGATCTGGTCATGCCGGTATTGGGCAAGCGCGGCGAGCTGCTCGGCAATACCGCGGCCGTCGTGCGGGGCAAGGAACTGGTGCACCAGTCGCTGCTCGAAGCCGGCCTGCTGGACCGGGCCGACATCTTCGTGTCGGTGTATGCCGGCGAACGGGCCGACCCGGCGGCGCTGCTGATGTCGACCGGCCCCACCGCGCCCCGTGCGCGCCCGGCGCTCATCGGCTGGCTGCGGCCGGACCATGGCGCCCGCGCTACCGTGCTGCAGGCGGGCGGACGCCCATGGCGGGTCGAGGTCGCCGCCGCGCCACGCCCCTTCCTGCCCGACCACATGGCCTCGGTGGCGCTGCTGGTGGGCGGCATCCTGGTGACCCTGCTTGGCACCGCCTTCGTCCAGTCGGCGGGGATGCGTGCGCGCAAGGTGCAGCAACTGGTGCGCCAGCGCACGTCGGACCTGCGCCGCAGCAACCGCCGCCTGATCGAGGACATGGCCGCGCGCGAGCGCGCCGAAAAGGCGCTGCTGCAAAGCGAGCAGCGCTTCCGCCATCTGGTCGCGATGTCGTCCGACTGGTACTGGGAGCAGGACCAGGATTTCCGCTTCACGATGATCACCGGCGGCTTCACCGAAAAGTCGGGCGTCGCGGTCCAGGGCCTGCTCGGCAAGACGCGTTGGGAGTACGTGCCGGGCCTGCTCGACAACGAGAGCGGACGCGAGCACCTGGCCAAGATGCAGGCGCATGAGGCCTTCGCCAACCTCGAATACCAGGTGGTCGACGACCACGGCGACACCCGCTGGTTCTGCGTGAACGGCCAGCCCGTCTTCGACGACGAAGGCGTGTTGCAGGGTTACCGCGGCACCGGCAGCGACATCACCGAACGCAAGCTGACCGAACAGCGCGTGCACCACGTGGCCCAGCACGACGTGCTGACCGGCCTGCCCAACCGCTCGCTGCTGCAGGACCGCCTGGGCCAGGCGATCGCCTACGCCAACCGCAGCGGCCGTCCGGTCTGGGTGATGCTGATCGATCTCGACCGCTTCAAGTTCGTCAACGACAGCATGGGCCACAAGGCCGGCGACGTGCTGCTGGTGACGGTGGCGGCGCGCCTGCGCTCGTCGCTGCGCGATGCCGACACCGTGGCGCGCCTGTCCGGCGACGAATTCGTGGCGATCCTCAACGAGCACGCCGACGAGCTGCTCGATCCGGCCATCGTGCAGCGGGTGATGGATGCGGTGGCCCAGCCGGTCATGCTCGGCAACAAGGAGTTCTTCGTCACCTGCTCGATCGGCGTGGCGGTGTATCCAAGCGCAGGCACGTCGAGCGACAACCTGATCGAACATGCCGACATCGCCATGTACCGCGCCAAGAAGCTGGGCCGGAACAACTTCCAGTTCTATACCCCGGCGATGAACGAAGAGTCTCAGGAGCGGGTGCGCATCGAGAGCGCGCTGAGGAATGCCCTCGAACGCAATGAATTCGTGCTGCACTACCAGCCACAGGTCGACCTCAAGAGCGGCCAGATCGTGGGCATGGAAGCGCTGATCCGCTGGAACCATCCGGAGCTGGGCATGGTGCCGCCGAGCCGCTTCGTCGGCGTGGCCGAGGAGACCGGCCTGATCGTCCAGATCGGGGCCTGGGTGATGCGCACCGCCTGCGCCCAGAACAAGTCCTGGCAGGACGCGGGCTTGCCGCGCCTGCGGGTGGCGGTGAACCTGTCGGCGCGCCAGTTCGGCGCGCCCGACCTGCTGGAAAGCCTGGAGTCGACGCTGAACGATACCGGCCTGGACCCGGCCTGCCTGGAGATCGAGCTGACCGAAAGCCTGTTCATGAGCGACGTCACGCCGGCGGTGGAACTGCTGCACCGGATGAAGGCGCTTGGGGTGAACCTGTCCATCGACGACTTCGGCACCGGCTACTCGAGCTTCTCCTACCTGTCGCGCTTCCCGATCGACGTGCTCAAGATCGACCGCTCCTTCGTGGCCGACATCACGCACGACGCCAACGACGCCGCGATCGTGACCTCGATCATCGCGCTGGCCCACAACCTGAAGCTGGCGGTGATCGCCGAGGGCGTGGAAACGCCGGAACAGCTCGACTACCTGCGCAGCCACGGCTGCGACGAGATGCAGGGCTATTACTTCAGCAAGCCGCTGGCGGCCCCTGAATTCGAGCAGCTGCTGCGCCAGCGCCGTGCGCTGCCGGCGCCGGCGCTCGAACAGGAAGCGCCGCTGCCCGCCTGA
- a CDS encoding alpha/beta hydrolase has protein sequence MRLSSLLPVLLLGALLNAHAAPMKLDDYLALSGPAPSAKLAYGPAPSQYAELFVPQGAGPFPVAVLVHGGCWTSKFGGITQFRNMAGALAARGIAVWNVEYRRVDEEGGGYPGMYLDMHAALDLLAANAPAHKLDLGRIVAVGHSAGGQLVQWIAGRSRIPAGSPLYHPDGLKVDRIVSLGGLADLRHEAALIKSSCDRDIAQLAGTPSPERTDVLADTNAADLMPNGSRTWLVTGALDTISPPRVAHDYAARATAAGDKAEVVILPDASHYDEVAATSPAWPQVLRVIEQALAIQR, from the coding sequence ATGCGCCTGTCCAGCCTGCTTCCAGTCCTCCTGCTCGGCGCGCTCCTGAACGCCCACGCCGCCCCCATGAAACTCGACGACTACCTGGCCCTGAGCGGCCCCGCTCCGAGCGCCAAGCTCGCCTACGGCCCCGCTCCCTCGCAATACGCCGAACTGTTCGTGCCGCAGGGCGCCGGACCGTTCCCGGTGGCGGTGCTGGTGCATGGCGGCTGCTGGACCAGCAAGTTCGGCGGCATCACGCAGTTCCGCAACATGGCCGGCGCCCTGGCCGCGCGCGGCATCGCCGTCTGGAACGTCGAATACCGGCGTGTCGACGAGGAAGGCGGCGGCTATCCCGGCATGTACCTCGACATGCACGCGGCGCTCGACCTGCTCGCCGCCAATGCCCCGGCGCACAAGCTGGACCTGGGGCGCATCGTCGCGGTCGGCCATTCGGCCGGCGGCCAGCTGGTGCAGTGGATCGCGGGCCGGTCGCGCATCCCCGCCGGCAGCCCCCTCTACCACCCCGATGGCCTGAAGGTCGACCGCATCGTCAGCCTGGGCGGCCTGGCCGACCTGCGCCACGAGGCGGCGCTGATCAAGTCCAGCTGCGACCGCGACATCGCGCAACTGGCCGGCACGCCGAGCCCCGAACGGACGGACGTGCTGGCCGACACCAATGCCGCCGACCTGATGCCCAACGGCAGCCGCACCTGGCTCGTGACGGGCGCGCTCGACACGATTTCTCCGCCGCGCGTGGCCCACGACTACGCGGCGCGGGCAACAGCGGCCGGAGACAAGGCCGAGGTCGTGATCTTGCCGGACGCCAGCCACTACGACGAAGTGGCGGCGACCTCGCCCGCCTGGCCGCAAGTGCTGCGGGTGATCGAACAGGCGCTCGCCATCCAACGATGA
- a CDS encoding Kelch repeat-containing protein: protein MKPIVPALLAMGMLAASHAVLAQSWSRVADASLARQEIYPTVLDDKIYVAGGILSAAPGLSDLFESYDAQANRWIKLAPLPEARHHIALAAAGGRIYGIGGFSGAIPDWRAHASVFVYDPKTDRWSSGPSLPQARAEGVVASVEGKIYFIGGRIPTSPEASHISEHADTNRAEALDPRTGLWSRIADAPSARNSAAGAVIDNRIYVVGGRRMVAQADGRSRPVNVATLEVYDPASDRWETRSPMPLAQGGLAAAAHGGKLYVFGGEQFVPHAKVFAESWVYDPASDRWSALPAMPTPRHGHGAAVVGNRVYLMGGGEKVGVAASAAHEALALPAD, encoded by the coding sequence TTGAAACCGATCGTGCCGGCACTGCTGGCGATGGGCATGCTCGCCGCTTCCCATGCCGTCCTGGCGCAGTCCTGGTCGCGCGTGGCCGACGCCTCGCTGGCGCGCCAGGAAATCTATCCGACTGTCCTGGACGACAAGATCTACGTGGCCGGCGGCATCCTGAGTGCGGCGCCGGGCTTGTCCGATCTCTTCGAAAGCTATGACGCGCAAGCGAACCGCTGGATCAAGCTGGCGCCGCTGCCCGAAGCCCGCCACCACATCGCCCTGGCCGCGGCCGGCGGCAGGATCTACGGCATCGGCGGCTTCTCCGGCGCGATTCCGGACTGGCGCGCCCACGCCTCGGTGTTCGTCTACGATCCGAAAACCGACCGCTGGTCGAGCGGCCCGTCGCTGCCGCAAGCGCGGGCGGAAGGCGTGGTCGCAAGCGTGGAAGGCAAGATCTATTTCATCGGCGGCCGCATCCCGACCAGCCCGGAAGCAAGCCACATCAGCGAACACGCCGACACCAATCGGGCCGAGGCCCTGGACCCACGCACGGGCCTCTGGTCCCGCATCGCCGACGCCCCCAGCGCGCGCAATAGCGCGGCCGGCGCCGTGATCGACAACAGGATCTACGTCGTGGGCGGGCGCCGGATGGTCGCGCAGGCCGACGGCAGGTCGCGGCCGGTCAATGTGGCGACCCTGGAGGTGTATGACCCGGCCAGCGACCGCTGGGAAACCCGCTCGCCCATGCCGCTGGCCCAGGGCGGCCTGGCGGCGGCCGCCCACGGTGGAAAACTGTATGTGTTCGGCGGCGAGCAGTTCGTCCCGCACGCCAAGGTGTTCGCCGAATCCTGGGTCTACGACCCGGCAAGCGACCGCTGGTCGGCACTGCCGGCCATGCCGACGCCGCGTCATGGCCACGGTGCGGCGGTGGTCGGCAACCGCGTCTATCTGATGGGTGGCGGAGAAAAGGTCGGGGTCGCGGCCAGCGCCGCGCACGAAGCGCTGGCGCTGCCGGCCGACTGA
- a CDS encoding S-(hydroxymethyl)glutathione dehydrogenase/class III alcohol dehydrogenase produces MKTKAAVAWQAGQPLTIEEVDLQGPREGEVLVELKATGICHTDYYTLSGADPEGLFPAILGHEGAGVVVDVGPGVTTLKKDDHVIPLYTPECRQCKFCLSRKTNLCQAIRSTQGRGLMPDATSRFSLDGKPLFHYMGTSTFSNYIVVPEIALAKIRSDAPFDKVCYIGCGVTTGVGAVLFSAKVEAGANVVVFGLGGIGLNVIQAAKMVGADKIIGVDINPAREAMARKFGMTDFINPNEVANVVDQIVQLTDGGADYSFECVGNTTLMRQALECTHKGWGQSFIIGVAAAGQEISTRPFQLVTGREWKGSAFGGARGRTDVPKIVDWYMEGKLNIDDLITHRMPLERINEGFDLMKSGESIRSVVLY; encoded by the coding sequence ATGAAAACCAAAGCAGCCGTCGCATGGCAGGCGGGCCAGCCGCTGACGATCGAGGAAGTGGACCTGCAAGGCCCGCGCGAAGGCGAGGTGCTGGTCGAGCTGAAGGCCACCGGCATCTGCCACACCGATTACTACACGCTGTCGGGCGCCGATCCCGAGGGCCTGTTCCCGGCCATCCTGGGCCACGAGGGCGCTGGCGTCGTGGTCGACGTCGGCCCGGGCGTGACCACCCTGAAGAAGGACGACCACGTCATTCCGCTGTACACGCCGGAGTGCCGCCAGTGCAAGTTCTGCCTGTCGCGCAAGACCAATCTGTGCCAGGCGATCCGCTCCACCCAGGGACGCGGCCTGATGCCCGACGCCACCTCGCGCTTCTCGCTGGACGGCAAGCCGCTGTTTCACTACATGGGGACGTCGACCTTCTCGAACTACATCGTGGTGCCCGAAATCGCGCTGGCGAAGATCCGCAGCGACGCGCCGTTCGACAAGGTCTGCTACATCGGCTGCGGCGTCACCACCGGCGTCGGCGCGGTGCTGTTCTCGGCCAAGGTGGAAGCCGGCGCCAATGTGGTCGTGTTCGGGCTTGGCGGCATCGGCCTGAACGTGATCCAGGCCGCGAAGATGGTCGGCGCCGACAAGATCATCGGCGTCGACATCAATCCGGCCCGCGAAGCCATGGCGCGCAAGTTCGGCATGACCGATTTCATCAATCCGAACGAGGTCGCCAACGTGGTGGACCAAATAGTGCAGCTGACCGACGGCGGCGCCGACTACAGCTTCGAATGCGTCGGCAACACCACGCTGATGCGCCAGGCGCTCGAATGCACCCACAAAGGCTGGGGCCAGTCCTTCATCATCGGCGTGGCCGCCGCCGGCCAGGAGATTTCCACCCGCCCGTTCCAGCTGGTGACCGGGCGCGAATGGAAGGGCTCGGCCTTCGGCGGCGCCCGCGGCCGCACCGACGTGCCGAAGATCGTCGACTGGTACATGGAGGGCAAGTTGAACATCGACGACCTGATCACCCACCGCATGCCGCTCGAACGCATCAATGAAGGCTTCGACCTGATGAAGAGCGGCGAATCGATCCGCTCGGTGGTGCTTTACTGA
- a CDS encoding GlxA family transcriptional regulator yields MSSTTPPAIEASTERTRTVDIVVYPGFKAMEAIGPMSVFEYANLHLARHGHPPGYDVRIAASRSGPVRSDTLMSLEATKVLNTLALPDSAIVVGARHIDAALADGAAIVDWVAAACPRIERLASLCSGAFFLAAAGVLDGKRATTHWSVADRLQADYPAIAVEADAIFIRDGKLWTSAGVTAGMDLALALVEEDFGRDLALEVATEMVVYLKRPGGQSQFSSYLKSERTARPNIRELQNWILDNLHQRFTTAQLAARAMMSERHFARVFQQEVGLSAQEFIEASRFERATHLLADIALPVKTVAARACFSDEAHMRRVFMKKLGIAPKVYRERFATTGLDGVA; encoded by the coding sequence ATGAGCAGCACGACCCCACCCGCCATCGAGGCCAGCACAGAACGCACCCGAACCGTCGACATCGTGGTTTACCCCGGCTTCAAGGCGATGGAGGCGATCGGGCCGATGTCGGTGTTCGAGTACGCCAACCTGCATCTCGCGCGGCATGGCCACCCGCCCGGCTACGACGTGCGCATCGCGGCAAGCCGCTCCGGTCCCGTGCGGTCGGACACCCTGATGTCGCTCGAGGCGACCAAGGTACTGAACACGCTGGCCCTGCCCGACAGCGCGATCGTGGTCGGCGCGCGCCACATCGATGCCGCGCTGGCGGACGGCGCCGCGATCGTCGACTGGGTGGCGGCGGCCTGCCCCCGCATCGAACGCCTGGCGTCGCTGTGCTCGGGCGCCTTCTTCCTCGCCGCCGCCGGGGTGCTCGACGGCAAGCGCGCCACCACCCACTGGAGCGTGGCCGATCGCCTGCAGGCCGACTATCCCGCCATCGCGGTCGAGGCCGATGCGATCTTCATCCGCGACGGCAAGCTGTGGACCTCGGCCGGCGTCACCGCCGGCATGGACCTGGCGCTGGCCCTGGTCGAGGAAGATTTCGGCCGCGACCTGGCACTCGAGGTGGCCACCGAGATGGTGGTCTACCTGAAACGCCCCGGCGGCCAGTCGCAGTTCAGTTCCTACCTCAAGAGCGAACGCACTGCGCGGCCGAACATCCGCGAACTGCAGAACTGGATCCTGGACAACCTGCACCAACGCTTTACGACGGCGCAACTGGCCGCCCGGGCGATGATGAGCGAGCGCCACTTCGCCCGGGTGTTCCAGCAAGAGGTCGGCCTGAGCGCCCAGGAGTTCATCGAGGCCAGCCGCTTCGAGCGGGCCACCCACCTGCTGGCCGACATTGCGCTGCCAGTCAAGACCGTGGCGGCGCGCGCCTGCTTCAGCGACGAGGCGCATATGCGGCGGGTGTTCATGAAGAAACTCGGCATCGCACCGAAAGTATATCGCGAGCGTTTCGCCACAACCGGCCTGGACGGCGTAGCCTGA
- a CDS encoding 2Fe-2S iron-sulfur cluster-binding protein, translating into MPTIIHTVTVVPLDASFSVQKDATLLQALEAAGLDAPSSCRNGTCRTCICRLQAGTVAYAIEWPGLSFDEQREGYILPCVALARSDLVVDMPLARRVQFD; encoded by the coding sequence ATGCCGACAATCATTCATACCGTCACCGTCGTGCCCCTCGACGCCAGTTTTTCTGTGCAAAAAGATGCGACCCTGCTGCAGGCGCTGGAGGCAGCCGGGCTCGATGCGCCCAGCTCATGCCGTAATGGCACTTGCCGCACCTGTATTTGCCGACTGCAGGCAGGCACGGTGGCCTATGCCATCGAATGGCCCGGCCTGTCCTTCGACGAACAACGCGAAGGGTATATTTTGCCTTGTGTGGCGCTGGCGCGCAGCGATCTGGTGGTTGACATGCCACTGGCCCGGCGCGTGCAATTCGATTGA
- a CDS encoding L,D-transpeptidase family protein yields the protein MKKATALTLIVALGGVLPYAFAQQPVGQPAPVQQPLQQQTAAPGAMQDPAIAEQAEFERLLRAQVLLERQYLSPGEIDGAYGSNMRQALNTFQARRDLPVTGKLDEATWNALNTDPSPTLAEYTIAAEDVAGPFLPIPDTMMGKAKLPALGYATALEGLGEKFHASPALLQRLNPGKSLSQAGERIVVPHVSGKQPLAPAARVVVRDSTKTLQLYDAGGQLLAQYPVSTGSSRDPLPIGNWKINGVHANPVYHYNPKLFWDAKPGDSKTQIKPGPNNPVGVMWIDLSKPHYGIHGTPVPGHVGKTESHGCIRLTNWSAAEVGAVVSDGTDVELVK from the coding sequence ATGAAGAAAGCCACCGCACTGACCCTGATCGTCGCCCTTGGAGGCGTGCTCCCTTATGCCTTCGCGCAACAGCCGGTCGGCCAGCCAGCTCCTGTACAGCAGCCGCTGCAGCAGCAAACCGCGGCGCCAGGCGCGATGCAGGATCCGGCCATCGCCGAACAGGCCGAATTCGAGCGCCTGCTGCGGGCCCAGGTGCTGCTCGAGCGCCAATACCTGTCCCCCGGCGAGATCGACGGCGCCTATGGCTCGAACATGCGCCAGGCCCTGAACACCTTCCAGGCCCGGCGCGACCTTCCCGTCACCGGCAAGCTTGACGAAGCCACCTGGAACGCGCTGAACACCGATCCCAGCCCGACCCTGGCCGAATACACGATCGCGGCGGAAGACGTGGCCGGCCCCTTCCTGCCGATCCCGGACACGATGATGGGCAAGGCCAAGCTGCCCGCCCTCGGCTATGCCACGGCGCTCGAAGGCCTGGGCGAAAAATTCCATGCCAGCCCGGCCCTGCTGCAGCGCCTCAATCCCGGCAAGTCCCTGTCCCAGGCCGGCGAACGGATCGTGGTCCCCCACGTGAGCGGCAAGCAGCCGCTGGCGCCGGCAGCCAGGGTCGTGGTGCGCGATTCGACCAAGACCCTGCAACTGTATGACGCCGGCGGCCAGTTGCTGGCCCAATATCCGGTCTCGACCGGCAGCAGCCGCGATCCACTGCCGATCGGCAACTGGAAGATCAATGGCGTGCACGCTAATCCGGTCTACCACTACAACCCGAAACTGTTCTGGGACGCCAAGCCGGGCGACAGCAAGACCCAGATCAAGCCGGGCCCGAACAATCCGGTCGGGGTGATGTGGATCGATCTCTCGAAGCCGCACTACGGCATCCACGGCACCCCGGTGCCGGGCCACGTGGGCAAGACCGAGTCGCATGGCTGCATCCGCCTGACCAACTGGAGCGCCGCCGAAGTGGGCGCGGTGGTCAGTGACGGCACCGACGTCGAACTGGTCAAGTAA
- a CDS encoding M23 family metallopeptidase, giving the protein MTLIVGALLGAGILFVLLSDRSRSPAPEVVATAPPASNPAGVPAAQIEGQLPPAPVVEPNLLDADLPLRPELAEGAAPMAPATVPGKLLVPVRGVKSDQLTDTFYQPRGEQRQHEALDIMAPTGTPVLAAADGKVVKLFQSKPGGLTVYQFDPNEQYAYYYAHLDRYADGIKEGMIVKRGDVVGYVGATGNADPGAPHLHFAVVALTPEKQWWKGTPLNPFPLMSDQ; this is encoded by the coding sequence ATGACCTTGATCGTTGGCGCGCTGCTGGGCGCCGGGATATTGTTCGTGTTGCTGAGCGACCGATCCAGGTCGCCGGCGCCCGAGGTCGTTGCCACCGCGCCGCCGGCCTCGAACCCGGCCGGCGTGCCCGCAGCGCAGATCGAGGGCCAGCTGCCGCCCGCGCCGGTGGTCGAGCCGAACCTGCTCGACGCCGACCTGCCGCTGCGGCCTGAACTGGCCGAAGGCGCCGCGCCCATGGCCCCTGCCACCGTTCCCGGCAAGCTGCTGGTGCCGGTCCGGGGCGTCAAGTCGGACCAGCTGACCGACACCTTCTACCAGCCGCGCGGCGAGCAGCGCCAGCACGAGGCGCTCGACATCATGGCGCCGACCGGCACGCCGGTACTCGCGGCGGCCGACGGCAAGGTGGTCAAGCTGTTCCAGAGCAAACCGGGCGGGCTGACGGTCTACCAGTTCGATCCGAACGAGCAGTACGCCTATTATTACGCCCACCTCGACCGCTATGCCGACGGCATCAAGGAAGGCATGATTGTGAAGCGCGGCGACGTCGTCGGCTACGTCGGCGCGACCGGCAATGCCGATCCGGGCGCGCCGCACCTGCACTTCGCCGTCGTCGCGCTGACGCCCGAAAAGCAGTGGTGGAAAGGCACGCCGCTCAATCCGTTTCCACTAATGTCCGACCAGTAA